The DNA window ACACATAGGAACACATCCAATAAATTGTTGAGGAAACAGTAGAAAATCTGGGGTGGTGGGTGAATAAATTGAGCTGGGATAATTACCTGCTTAATTTAGTCTGTGATCATTGCTCAAACATGTCCCAGTTTCCAAGAAATCCCATGAAACTAGAGCAGTTGTATTGATCAGTAGTGGAACTCCCCAGAAGCTTCTCGATTGTTCCGACATCGTGCAGGAGAGGGCTGCAGTCCGCTACACAAACCCTTTCTCGATCTAATGGCGAAGACCCTAATTTCTCTAGAACATTCTGATTAGGGCTCGATTCGGCCGGCTTTACCATCCCCTTCTCCTCTGTTCTGCACCGCACCTTAGCCTTCTCCCTCGACTCTCTCATCTCGTTACCTCCATTCTTCGAGCAGTTCT is part of the Salvia splendens isolate huo1 chromosome 6, SspV2, whole genome shotgun sequence genome and encodes:
- the LOC121809167 gene encoding transcription factor TCP12-like; protein product: MRLSLQVARKFFDLQDMLGYDKASKTIEWLFSKSNKAMKDLTNTKDGKRSESFCEVVSGENCSKNGGNEMRESREKAKVRCRTEEKGMVKPAESSPNQNVLEKLGSSPLDRERVCVADCSPLLHDVGTIEKLLGSSTTDQYNCSSFMGFLGNWDMFEQ